The following are from one region of the Gloeomargarita lithophora Alchichica-D10 genome:
- a CDS encoding LOG family protein: protein MNGDPHGDLTPALLGWLQELATAKHGKWMRRALEGLLRLSQTDLERLDWKIIAGAIQDMEQGFRVFQPYRRVRKIALFGSARLGTDAPDYQLAVEFARRIAEQGFMVMTGAGGGIMQAGNAGAGAAHSFGLNIQLPFEQSSNVFISDSPRLIDFKYFFTRKLFFIRETDAVCAFPGGFGTQDEVFEALTLCQNGRCPPIPIVLLDHPGSTYWHAWATYVREYFWRTHLISPQDMELYTITDSVAVACETIRQFYRVYHSSRYVQDYLVLRLRQGLSEAVVAELNAEFQDIITTGEIEQRSAFPEELGDETGDLPRLAFRFNQREHGRLYQLIRRVNELAGGDNAHPERR, encoded by the coding sequence ATGAACGGTGACCCGCATGGGGATTTAACCCCGGCATTGCTGGGTTGGTTGCAGGAATTGGCTACGGCAAAGCACGGTAAATGGATGCGGCGGGCATTGGAGGGGTTGTTGCGGTTGTCCCAGACCGACCTGGAACGCTTGGACTGGAAAATTATCGCCGGGGCGATCCAGGATATGGAGCAGGGGTTCCGGGTGTTTCAACCCTACCGGCGGGTGCGGAAAATTGCCCTGTTTGGGTCAGCCCGACTGGGTACCGATGCGCCGGATTATCAATTGGCGGTGGAATTTGCCCGCCGGATCGCTGAACAGGGGTTTATGGTGATGACCGGCGCCGGGGGCGGCATCATGCAGGCGGGCAATGCGGGGGCGGGGGCGGCGCATTCCTTTGGGTTGAATATCCAACTGCCCTTTGAACAGTCCAGTAATGTGTTTATTAGCGATAGTCCCCGCTTGATTGATTTCAAGTATTTTTTTACTCGCAAGTTATTTTTCATCCGGGAAACCGATGCGGTCTGTGCCTTTCCGGGGGGGTTTGGGACGCAAGATGAGGTATTTGAAGCCTTGACTTTATGCCAAAATGGTCGCTGTCCGCCGATTCCGATTGTGCTGTTGGACCATCCGGGCAGTACCTACTGGCACGCCTGGGCTACCTATGTGCGGGAGTATTTTTGGCGCACCCATTTGATCAGCCCCCAGGATATGGAACTTTATACCATTACCGATTCGGTGGCGGTGGCCTGTGAGACGATTCGCCAGTTTTATCGGGTGTACCACTCCAGCCGCTATGTACAGGATTATCTGGTTCTGCGGCTCCGGCAGGGGTTGAGTGAGGCGGTGGTGGCCGAATTAAATGCAGAATTTCAGGACATTATCACTACGGGAGAGATTGAGCAACGGTCGGCCTTCCCGGAAGAATTGGGGGATGAGACGGGGGATTTGCCCCGCTTGGCTTTTCGTTTCAACCAACGGGAACACGGGCGGCTATACCAGCTGATCCGCAGGGTAAATGAATTGGCGGGGGGGGATAATGCCCACCCGGAGCGGCGATAA
- a CDS encoding DUF4330 domain-containing protein yields MAWIDRQGRLGGKISVIDLAAVGVVLLVLVGIFLVPGGTGSVAQVGPSRSVEIDMIVRGLSIARPEELVRRGDQASFIVRNQPSGTLKIKNLTIFPPEVEVPQPDGSVKFMADTRSQTRFLRDMVITLAGTAQVADGGAVLGNSKIKVGVPVELEGAQYNLRGSVMDVRVGA; encoded by the coding sequence ATGGCATGGATTGACCGGCAGGGGCGGCTTGGGGGCAAAATTAGTGTAATTGACCTGGCCGCTGTGGGGGTGGTGTTGCTGGTGTTGGTGGGAATTTTTTTGGTGCCGGGGGGGACGGGTTCGGTGGCGCAGGTGGGGCCGAGTCGGTCGGTGGAAATTGATATGATCGTGCGGGGCTTGAGCATTGCCCGCCCGGAGGAGTTGGTGCGCCGGGGGGATCAGGCCAGCTTTATTGTGCGAAATCAGCCCTCCGGGACTCTGAAAATTAAAAATCTCACCATTTTTCCGCCGGAGGTGGAGGTGCCCCAGCCGGACGGGTCGGTGAAATTTATGGCGGATACCCGTTCCCAAACCCGTTTTTTGCGCGATATGGTAATTACCTTGGCGGGGACGGCGCAGGTGGCGGATGGGGGGGCGGTGCTGGGCAATAGCAAAATTAAGGTGGGGGTGCCGGTGGAGTTGGAAGGAGCGCAGTACAATCTCCGGGGTTCGGTGATGGATGTGCGGGTGGGGGCATGA
- a CDS encoding SufS family cysteine desulfurase: protein MTVTTLRNLAAITRGDFPLLDQEIHGHPLIYFDNAATSQKPRQVLQSLQGYYEYANANVHRGVHTLSNRATEAYETARNKCAELIHAPQDECLIFTRNASEAINLVAYSWGMTQLQPGDEIILTVMEHHSNLVPWQWVAQRTGAILKFVPLTTQETFDLQHYQSLLSNRTKLVACSYVSNTLGCVNPVAEIIQSAHHWGAKVLLDACQAVPHMVVDVQVLDCDWLMASGHKMCGPTGAGFLYGKPELLRQMPPFLGGGEMIVDVFLDHSTYADIPHKFEAGTPAIAEAIMLGAAVDYLQNISLDAIHEYEQELVADLWQKLKAIPGIRLLGPPPPERAGLVAFTLADIHPHDLATILDQAGIAIRAGHHCTQPLHRYLQVQSTARASLYFYNTVAEIDRFIAVLNEAVEFFHGVLRDEPPSL, encoded by the coding sequence ATGACCGTGACCACCCTGCGGAATTTAGCGGCCATCACCCGGGGGGATTTCCCGCTCTTGGATCAGGAAATTCACGGCCACCCTTTGATTTATTTTGACAATGCGGCCACGTCCCAAAAACCCCGGCAGGTTTTGCAAAGTTTGCAGGGGTACTACGAATACGCCAATGCCAATGTGCATCGGGGCGTGCATACCCTGAGCAATCGGGCGACCGAGGCCTACGAAACCGCCCGCAATAAATGCGCCGAATTGATCCATGCACCCCAGGATGAATGTCTGATTTTTACCCGCAATGCCTCGGAAGCGATTAATTTGGTCGCCTATAGTTGGGGGATGACGCAACTGCAACCGGGGGATGAAATCATTCTGACGGTGATGGAACACCATAGCAATTTAGTCCCCTGGCAATGGGTCGCCCAACGCACGGGAGCCATACTTAAATTTGTGCCTTTAACAACCCAGGAAACCTTTGATCTACAGCATTACCAATCCCTTTTATCCAATCGCACCAAACTGGTGGCGTGTAGTTATGTTTCTAATACTTTGGGCTGTGTGAATCCGGTTGCAGAAATCATCCAATCGGCGCATCATTGGGGAGCCAAAGTACTGCTGGATGCCTGCCAAGCGGTGCCCCACATGGTCGTGGATGTGCAGGTTTTGGACTGTGATTGGTTGATGGCTTCCGGGCATAAAATGTGTGGCCCGACCGGGGCGGGATTTCTCTATGGGAAACCGGAACTTTTGCGCCAGATGCCCCCCTTTTTGGGTGGTGGGGAAATGATTGTGGATGTGTTTTTAGACCACAGTACCTATGCGGATATTCCCCACAAATTTGAAGCCGGTACGCCTGCTATTGCCGAAGCGATTATGTTAGGGGCGGCGGTGGATTATTTGCAGAATATTAGCTTAGATGCGATCCATGAGTATGAGCAGGAATTGGTGGCTGATTTGTGGCAAAAATTAAAGGCAATTCCGGGTATTCGTTTGCTGGGGCCGCCTCCCCCTGAACGGGCGGGATTGGTGGCGTTTACCCTGGCGGATATTCATCCCCACGATTTAGCCACGATTTTGGATCAGGCGGGGATTGCCATCCGGGCGGGGCATCATTGCACCCAGCCCTTGCATCGTTATTTGCAGGTGCAATCTACCGCCCGCGCCAGTCTGTATTTTTACAATACGGTGGCGGAAATTGACCGTTTTATTGCGGTGCTGAATGAGGCGGTGGAATTTTTTCATGGGGTGTTGCGGGATGAGCCACCCAGTCTGTGA
- the sufD gene encoding Fe-S cluster assembly protein SufD produces the protein MGTEWLTGRSTLGSGEFLAWRERAVAQVAQPNWPVFDREAWRGTAVPSVLATPFRLAQGDGVDLSKIEPVPELPCHITLVNGRVRDHGELPPGVILGDWQDLSPAEREHLGRGLPADGFTALNQAAVPGITVVRVMGNPISPLHLIHQSQAGEAPVLACPRWVVILAPGASLTLVEEYVSTGTCWTNGVVEIHLGQGSQLQHYIVQRESLQSVHLLRLGVEQAQDSHYTLRTVSAGARWSRCEPVICQAGTGTFTQLRGLSLVGGRQHSDMHSVITHDHPQGTSRQVHKCVVAHQGQAVFHGLVRVAPVAQLTDAGQLNQNLLLSKQAKVDTRPQLAIQADNVKCTHGATVSDLDPATLFYLQSRGIDPSAARSLVVAGFAEELLREIPFPTLRQCCHLWMQKLTQSQPTEATP, from the coding sequence ATGGGGACTGAATGGCTCACCGGGCGGTCAACCCTGGGGAGTGGGGAATTTCTGGCCTGGCGGGAGCGGGCGGTGGCGCAGGTAGCCCAGCCAAATTGGCCGGTATTCGACCGGGAAGCCTGGCGGGGGACGGCGGTGCCATCGGTTTTGGCGACTCCTTTTCGGTTGGCTCAAGGGGATGGGGTTGACCTCAGCAAAATCGAGCCGGTTCCCGAATTGCCTTGCCACATTACCCTGGTCAATGGGAGAGTGCGGGATCACGGGGAACTGCCCCCCGGCGTAATTTTGGGGGATTGGCAGGATTTATCCCCGGCGGAACGGGAGCATCTGGGGCGGGGACTGCCTGCGGATGGGTTCACGGCCTTAAATCAAGCCGCTGTGCCGGGGATAACCGTGGTACGGGTGATGGGAAATCCCATATCTCCTTTGCACCTCATTCACCAGAGTCAGGCGGGGGAAGCCCCGGTGCTGGCCTGTCCCCGGTGGGTGGTGATCCTGGCACCGGGGGCGAGTTTGACCCTGGTGGAGGAATATGTCAGCACAGGCACCTGCTGGACAAATGGGGTGGTGGAGATTCACCTGGGGCAGGGGAGCCAGTTACAGCATTACATTGTCCAGCGAGAATCATTACAATCTGTCCATCTACTGCGCCTGGGAGTAGAGCAAGCTCAAGACAGCCATTACACCCTGCGGACGGTGAGTGCGGGGGCACGGTGGAGTCGGTGTGAGCCGGTGATTTGCCAGGCGGGGACGGGAACTTTTACCCAACTCCGGGGGTTGAGTTTGGTGGGGGGACGGCAACACAGCGATATGCACAGTGTGATTACCCATGACCATCCCCAGGGAACCAGTCGCCAAGTGCATAAATGTGTGGTGGCGCACCAGGGGCAGGCGGTTTTTCATGGTCTGGTGCGGGTGGCACCGGTGGCGCAGTTGACCGATGCGGGGCAACTCAACCAGAATTTGCTCTTATCCAAACAGGCCAAGGTGGATACCCGCCCCCAGTTGGCAATTCAGGCGGACAATGTGAAATGTACCCACGGGGCGACGGTGAGTGATTTAGACCCGGCGACCCTGTTTTATTTGCAAAGTCGGGGCATTGACCCCAGCGCCGCCCGTTCCTTGGTGGTGGCGGGATTTGCCGAGGAACTCCTGCGGGAAATTCCTTTTCCGACCCTGCGGCAGTGCTGTCACCTCTGGATGCAAAAATTGACCCAATCCCAGCCAACGGAGGCGACCCCATGA
- the sufC gene encoding Fe-S cluster assembly ATPase SufC, which yields MTVAVVPETTTQALLTIRELTAEIEGIPILKGVNLTVKTGEVHAIMGPNGSGKSTLAKVLAGHPDYTVTGGEVWYRGQDLLGFAPEERAHLGIFLGFQYPLEIPGVTNGDFLRLAYNTRCKAQNLPELDVLDFDDLIQEKLGIVQMDAAFLSRSVNEGFSGGEKKRNEILQMALLAPELAILDETDSGLDIDALRIVAGGINQLINRDNGVILITHYQRLLNYITPQFVHVMEGGRIVRTGTQELARELEVRGYDWLRGDGDGD from the coding sequence ATGACTGTTGCTGTTGTGCCTGAAACTACTACCCAAGCCCTATTAACTATTCGGGAATTGACCGCAGAAATCGAGGGCATCCCCATTCTCAAAGGGGTAAATTTAACGGTCAAAACCGGGGAAGTCCATGCAATTATGGGGCCAAACGGTTCTGGGAAAAGTACCCTTGCCAAGGTTTTGGCGGGGCATCCCGATTACACCGTCACCGGGGGGGAAGTCTGGTATCGAGGCCAGGATTTATTGGGTTTCGCCCCGGAAGAACGGGCGCATTTGGGTATATTTTTGGGATTTCAGTATCCTTTGGAAATTCCGGGGGTGACCAATGGGGATTTTTTACGGTTGGCCTATAATACTCGTTGCAAAGCCCAAAATTTACCCGAATTGGATGTTTTAGATTTTGATGATTTGATCCAGGAAAAATTAGGAATTGTGCAAATGGATGCGGCCTTCTTGTCCCGGAGTGTGAATGAGGGTTTTTCCGGGGGAGAAAAAAAGCGCAATGAAATTCTGCAAATGGCTTTGTTGGCACCGGAATTAGCGATTTTGGATGAGACGGATTCCGGTTTGGATATTGATGCTCTGCGGATTGTAGCGGGCGGCATTAATCAGTTGATTAATCGGGATAATGGGGTGATTTTGATTACCCATTACCAGCGGTTGTTGAACTACATTACGCCCCAATTTGTCCATGTGATGGAGGGGGGGCGGATTGTCCGCACTGGCACCCAGGAGTTGGCGCGGGAACTGGAGGTGCGGGGGTACGACTGGTTGCGTGGGGACGGCGATGGGGACTGA
- a CDS encoding M16 family metallopeptidase, translating into MFAPSELVIQEGESLGLTQPPTVQVLANGTTVIAQRMPGATVNFSLWMGCGSQHEPDKHNGMAHFLEHMVFKGNDRIPLGQFEQRVERVGGMTNAATSQEYTQFFVTTAPQDFPEVAPLLIDLVMAPGLADEEFQRERQVVLEEIRRTQDVPQRRLMQRVLELAFAGLPYARPVLGPAAGVAQLTPQAMQAFHQQWYGPERLTAVVVGDLTVEHLLEVVVPCLSERQGGDPAPGCPFPNPVCTFLHGEELVDDVQQARLVLSWRVPGLTDFNTVCALDALAMILGQGRTARLVWELRHERGWVTGITVQNMSFVHQGLFWIGVQGSAAHLPAVLEVIGEHMARLAAEPIGATELAHLRRRVASRFIFANETPAERAALYGYYQTVLGDISPGLGYPGTVGSLQAGVLQQVAQTYLTPALMGQVVMRPQG; encoded by the coding sequence ATGTTTGCACCCAGTGAGTTGGTCATCCAGGAGGGCGAGTCCCTGGGTTTGACCCAGCCACCCACGGTACAGGTTTTGGCCAATGGCACCACGGTAATTGCCCAGCGGATGCCGGGGGCAACGGTGAATTTTTCGCTCTGGATGGGCTGTGGTTCCCAGCACGAACCGGACAAGCACAATGGCATGGCGCACTTTTTGGAACACATGGTCTTCAAGGGCAACGACCGGATTCCCCTGGGGCAGTTTGAACAGCGGGTGGAACGGGTGGGGGGGATGACCAATGCGGCCACCAGCCAGGAATATACCCAGTTTTTTGTCACCACCGCCCCCCAGGATTTCCCGGAGGTGGCACCCCTGTTGATTGACCTGGTGATGGCACCGGGGTTGGCGGATGAGGAATTTCAGCGGGAACGGCAGGTGGTGTTGGAGGAAATTCGCCGGACGCAGGATGTGCCCCAACGCCGGTTGATGCAACGGGTCTTGGAATTGGCCTTTGCGGGTTTGCCCTACGCCCGTCCGGTCTTGGGACCCGCGGCTGGGGTCGCCCAACTCACGCCCCAGGCGATGCAGGCTTTTCATCAGCAATGGTACGGCCCGGAACGGTTGACGGCGGTGGTGGTGGGGGATTTGACCGTAGAACATCTGCTGGAAGTGGTGGTGCCCTGTCTGAGCGAACGCCAGGGGGGTGACCCGGCTCCCGGTTGTCCCTTTCCCAACCCGGTCTGTACCTTCCTGCACGGGGAAGAATTAGTTGACGATGTGCAACAGGCGCGCTTGGTACTTTCCTGGCGAGTGCCCGGTTTGACGGACTTTAATACCGTGTGCGCCCTGGATGCCCTGGCGATGATTTTGGGACAAGGCCGTACCGCCCGTCTGGTGTGGGAACTGCGCCACGAGCGGGGTTGGGTGACGGGCATTACTGTCCAAAATATGAGTTTTGTGCATCAGGGTTTGTTTTGGATTGGCGTGCAAGGGTCAGCGGCGCATTTACCGGCGGTGCTGGAAGTAATTGGGGAACACATGGCGCGCTTGGCCGCAGAACCGATTGGGGCGACGGAATTAGCCCATCTACGGCGCAGGGTAGCCAGCCGGTTTATCTTTGCCAACGAAACCCCGGCGGAGCGGGCGGCACTGTACGGCTATTACCAAACCGTGTTGGGGGATATTAGCCCTGGGTTGGGCTACCCTGGTACGGTGGGGAGTTTGCAGGCGGGTGTACTGCAACAAGTGGCACAAACCTACCTCACCCCGGCGTTGATGGGTCAGGTGGTGATGCGTCCCCAGGGGTAA